One genomic segment of Streptomyces sp. NBC_00239 includes these proteins:
- the pelF gene encoding GT4 family glycosyltransferase PelF, translating to MSHGRHVTMLTEGTYPHVHGGVSTWCDQLVRGMPEVDFNVVALTGTGREPVTWELPRNVYRHSAVPLWGPPPHRSRRAPLRGRAHRRFTETYERFLHSLLDPGTDGFSAALYELAELARAGRLSTAMRSESVLRTLMSVWVRPGLATAAARPTIHDALTATDLLEHALRPLSVRIPQDCVAHAVSSGLATLPALAAKRLDGVPFLLTEHGIYLRERYLGYRSAAQRWPVKALMLGFYRELNSEGYRQADLITPCNQYNRRWEERGGAPADRIRTVYNGVDPHVFPEAGAEPEVPTLSWCGRIDPIKDLETLVRAYALMRAELPALRLRLFGPVPAGCEDYRTRLEKLAAELGVSDGITYEGRISQVAKAYAAGSIVMLSSISEGFPFSIIEAMSCGRTTVSTDVGGVREAVGDTGLVVPPREPELMARATLALLRDDERRAELGRLSRQRVVEKFTLHRSVDGFRHIYRELARGPVPVDPPRASQDAWTMADPWYRELAADGSAW from the coding sequence ATGAGTCATGGGCGTCACGTCACCATGCTCACCGAAGGCACCTACCCGCACGTCCACGGGGGCGTCAGCACCTGGTGCGACCAACTGGTGCGCGGCATGCCGGAGGTCGACTTCAACGTCGTCGCCCTCACCGGCACCGGTCGCGAGCCCGTCACCTGGGAACTCCCGCGCAACGTGTACCGGCACAGCGCCGTACCGCTCTGGGGCCCGCCGCCGCACCGCAGCCGCCGCGCACCCCTCCGGGGCCGCGCCCACCGCCGGTTCACCGAGACGTACGAGCGGTTCCTGCACTCCCTGCTCGATCCCGGCACCGACGGCTTCTCGGCGGCGCTGTACGAACTCGCCGAACTCGCCCGCGCCGGGCGGCTCTCGACGGCCATGCGCTCCGAGTCCGTCCTGCGCACCCTGATGTCCGTCTGGGTGCGGCCGGGGCTGGCCACCGCCGCCGCCCGCCCCACCATCCACGACGCGCTCACCGCCACCGACCTGCTGGAACACGCGCTGCGGCCGCTGTCCGTGCGCATCCCGCAGGACTGCGTCGCGCACGCCGTCAGCAGCGGCCTCGCCACCCTGCCCGCGCTCGCCGCCAAACGCCTCGACGGGGTGCCGTTCCTCCTCACCGAGCACGGCATCTACCTGCGCGAGCGCTACCTCGGCTACCGCAGCGCCGCCCAGCGCTGGCCGGTCAAGGCGCTCATGCTCGGCTTCTACCGCGAGCTCAACTCCGAGGGCTACCGGCAGGCCGACCTCATCACCCCGTGCAACCAGTACAACCGCCGCTGGGAAGAGCGCGGCGGCGCGCCCGCCGACCGGATCCGCACCGTCTACAACGGCGTGGACCCGCACGTCTTCCCCGAGGCCGGGGCCGAACCGGAAGTCCCCACCCTCAGCTGGTGCGGCCGGATCGACCCCATCAAGGACCTGGAGACCCTCGTCCGGGCGTACGCGCTGATGCGCGCCGAGCTGCCCGCCCTGCGGCTGCGGCTGTTCGGCCCGGTCCCGGCCGGCTGCGAGGACTACCGCACGCGCCTGGAGAAACTCGCCGCCGAACTCGGTGTGAGCGACGGAATCACGTACGAAGGAAGGATCAGCCAGGTCGCCAAGGCGTACGCGGCCGGCAGCATCGTGATGCTCTCCAGCATCAGCGAGGGCTTCCCCTTCAGCATCATCGAGGCCATGTCCTGCGGCCGCACGACCGTCTCCACGGACGTCGGCGGAGTCCGCGAGGCCGTCGGCGACACCGGCCTCGTCGTCCCGCCCCGCGAACCCGAACTGATGGCCCGCGCCACCCTCGCCCTGCTGCGCGACGACGAGCGAAGAGCCGAGCTCGGCCGGCTCTCCCGGCAGCGCGTGGTCGAGAAGTTCACCCTGCACCGCTCGGTCGACGGCTTCCGCCACATCTACCGCGAACTCGCCCGCGGCCCCGTGCCGGTGGACCCGCCGCGCGCCTCGCAGGACGCCTGGACCATGGCCGACCCCTGGTACCGGGAGCTCGCCGCCGACGGGAGCGCCTGGTGA
- a CDS encoding spherulation-specific family 4 protein — protein MLLVPLYEHPADRPEAWEAVIRSADRLYAVVLNPDSGPGAAPDERFAAVSERLRAADVPVLGYTDTDYGRRPHPDVVQDLLRYRDWYGADGAFLDQAAAERELLPHYRRLSVAARAAGARTVVLNHGAHPHPGFAELADLLVTFEGPWDAYQEAVVPEWTAGHPAERFCHLVYAVPAGAPTAELALARRAAVHCAVPGAGTHPWGTLPHTLEPAG, from the coding sequence ATGCTGCTGGTGCCGCTCTACGAGCACCCCGCCGACCGGCCCGAGGCCTGGGAGGCCGTCATCCGGTCCGCCGACCGGCTGTACGCGGTCGTGCTCAACCCCGACAGCGGCCCCGGCGCCGCGCCCGACGAGCGGTTCGCCGCGGTCTCGGAGCGGCTGCGGGCCGCCGACGTGCCGGTGCTCGGCTACACCGACACCGACTACGGGCGCCGCCCGCACCCCGACGTCGTCCAAGACCTGCTGCGCTACCGGGACTGGTACGGCGCCGACGGCGCCTTCCTCGACCAGGCGGCCGCCGAACGGGAGCTGCTGCCGCACTACCGGCGGCTGTCGGTGGCCGCCCGCGCCGCGGGTGCCCGTACGGTCGTGCTCAACCACGGTGCCCACCCGCACCCCGGATTCGCCGAACTCGCCGACCTGCTGGTCACGTTCGAAGGCCCCTGGGACGCCTACCAGGAGGCGGTGGTGCCCGAGTGGACGGCGGGCCACCCCGCCGAGCGGTTCTGCCACCTCGTGTACGCGGTCCCGGCGGGCGCCCCCACCGCCGAACTCGCCCTGGCCCGCCGGGCCGCCGTGCACTGCGCGGTGCCCGGCGCGGGCACCCACCCGTGGGGCACCCTGCCGCACACCCTGGAGCCCGCCGGATGA
- a CDS encoding endo alpha-1,4 polygalactosaminidase: protein MSRRAARRLPVLLPVLLALLLAACTAPPPDRQQGRQQDPKQGRDGDGGRERPAGGHWQPRPGLAWQWQLSGRLDRSVDVPVYDVDGFTTGAADVAALHRDGRRVICYLSTGAWEDFRPDAGDFPRAVVGRPNGWEGERWLDIRRIRVLEPLMARRLDMCRAKGFDAVEPDNMDGYRNRTGFPLTAADQLRYNRLVARLAHERGLAVGLKNDLDQIPQLVGDFDFAVNEQCAEYAECERLTPFVRAGKAVFHAEYELPVARFCAQSRRLGLSSLLKEYELGPWRRTC from the coding sequence ATGAGCCGGCGGGCCGCGCGGCGGCTGCCCGTCCTCCTGCCGGTCCTGCTGGCCCTGTTGCTCGCGGCCTGCACCGCGCCGCCGCCGGACCGGCAGCAGGGCCGGCAGCAGGATCCGAAGCAGGGCCGGGACGGGGACGGGGGCCGGGAGCGGCCGGCCGGCGGGCACTGGCAGCCGCGCCCGGGACTGGCCTGGCAGTGGCAGTTGAGCGGGCGCCTCGACCGCTCGGTGGACGTGCCCGTCTACGACGTCGACGGGTTCACGACCGGCGCCGCCGACGTGGCCGCCCTGCACCGGGACGGCCGCCGGGTCATCTGTTACCTGTCCACCGGCGCCTGGGAGGACTTCCGGCCGGACGCCGGGGACTTCCCGCGGGCGGTCGTCGGCCGCCCCAACGGCTGGGAGGGCGAACGCTGGCTCGACATCCGCCGGATCCGCGTGCTGGAGCCGCTGATGGCCCGCCGCCTGGACATGTGCCGGGCGAAGGGCTTCGACGCGGTCGAGCCGGACAACATGGACGGCTACCGCAACCGCACCGGTTTCCCGCTGACCGCCGCCGACCAGCTCCGCTACAACCGGCTGGTCGCCCGCCTCGCGCACGAGCGCGGCCTGGCCGTCGGCCTGAAGAACGACCTGGACCAGATCCCGCAGTTGGTGGGCGACTTCGACTTCGCGGTCAACGAGCAGTGCGCCGAGTACGCCGAGTGCGAGCGGCTGACGCCCTTCGTCCGCGCGGGCAAGGCCGTCTTCCACGCCGAGTACGAGCTGCCCGTGGCCCGCTTCTGCGCGCAGAGCCGGCGCCTGGGCCTGAGTTCCCTGCTGAAGGAGTACGAACTGGGCCCCTGGCGCCGCACCTGCTGA
- a CDS encoding adenosylcobinamide-GDP ribazoletransferase: protein MTETPPPTPPPAERAHLVDGLRFAFGTLTVLPARITRWDRPAARTGMACAPVAGLVVGLGSAALGCALLLLGSGPLLAAVATTAVPALLTRGLHLDGLADTADGLGSAKPAEDALRIMKQSDIGPFGVIALLLVLGLQTAALTELYGEGWAHGALAAVVAGVTARLALTLASRAGVPPARPEGLGATVAGAVPVRAALAAAVAVTAGCAAAALPFGIPAAAQSGAAVLAGLAMAEFVLRRCVGRFGGVTGDVFGATAECSATAALVVLTFG from the coding sequence ATGACCGAAACGCCTCCACCCACGCCCCCGCCCGCCGAGCGGGCGCACCTCGTCGACGGCCTCCGCTTCGCCTTCGGCACCCTGACCGTGCTGCCCGCCCGGATCACCCGCTGGGACCGGCCCGCCGCCCGCACCGGCATGGCCTGCGCCCCGGTGGCCGGGCTGGTCGTCGGCCTGGGCTCGGCCGCGCTGGGCTGCGCCCTGCTGCTGCTCGGGTCCGGTCCGCTGCTCGCCGCGGTGGCCACCACGGCGGTACCCGCCCTGCTGACGCGGGGGCTGCACCTGGACGGGCTCGCCGACACCGCGGACGGCCTCGGCAGCGCCAAGCCCGCCGAGGACGCGCTGCGCATCATGAAGCAGTCCGACATCGGGCCGTTCGGCGTCATCGCCCTGCTGCTGGTCCTGGGCCTGCAGACCGCGGCACTCACCGAGCTGTACGGGGAGGGCTGGGCGCACGGCGCGCTCGCGGCCGTCGTCGCGGGGGTGACCGCGCGGCTCGCCCTCACCCTGGCCTCGCGGGCGGGCGTCCCGCCGGCCCGGCCCGAGGGTCTGGGCGCGACGGTGGCGGGTGCGGTGCCGGTACGGGCCGCGCTGGCGGCGGCCGTGGCGGTGACGGCCGGCTGCGCGGCGGCGGCGCTGCCGTTCGGGATCCCGGCGGCCGCGCAGAGCGGGGCCGCCGTGCTCGCGGGGCTGGCGATGGCCGAGTTCGTGCTGCGGCGGTGCGTGGGCCGGTTCGGCGGGGTGACCGGGGACGTGTTCGGCGCCACCGCCGAGTGCTCCGCGACGGCCGCCCTGGTGGTGCTGACCTTCGGCTGA
- the pspAA gene encoding PspA-associated protein PspAA, whose protein sequence is MIVRIMGEGQVELADAHVAELNTLDDELLAEMESGDEDGFRRTLHALLDRVRELGSALPDDALEPSELILPAPDAGLEEVRRMLNDDGLIPG, encoded by the coding sequence ATGATCGTCCGCATCATGGGGGAAGGCCAGGTCGAGCTCGCCGACGCGCACGTCGCCGAGCTCAACACCCTGGACGACGAGCTCCTCGCCGAGATGGAGAGCGGCGACGAGGACGGTTTCCGGCGCACCCTGCACGCGCTGCTCGACAGGGTGCGCGAGCTCGGCTCGGCACTGCCGGACGATGCGCTGGAACCCTCCGAGCTGATCCTGCCGGCGCCCGACGCGGGCCTCGAAGAGGTCCGCCGGATGCTCAATGACGACGGTCTGATTCCGGGCTGA
- a CDS encoding PspA/IM30 family protein, whose product MSGVMKRMGMIFRAKANKALDRAEDPRETLDYSYQKQLELLQKVRRGVADVATSRKRLELQLNQLQGQSAKLEDQGRKALALGREDLAREALSRRASLQQQVSDLEVQHQTLQGEEEKLTLAAQRLQAKVDAFRTRKETIKATYTAAQAQTRIAESFSGISEEMSDVGLAIQRAEDKTAQLQARAGAIDELLASGALDDRSGLGSKDDIQAELDRLSGGTDVELELQRMKAELAGGSPQAPAIEGGAQNGGTRPAQPHRFDKQ is encoded by the coding sequence ATGAGCGGTGTCATGAAGCGTATGGGGATGATCTTCCGCGCGAAGGCGAACAAGGCCCTTGACCGGGCCGAGGACCCTCGCGAGACCCTCGACTACTCGTACCAGAAGCAGCTGGAACTGCTGCAGAAGGTGCGCCGCGGTGTCGCCGACGTCGCGACCTCGCGCAAGCGCCTGGAACTCCAGCTGAACCAGCTGCAGGGCCAGTCCGCCAAGCTGGAGGACCAGGGCCGCAAGGCGCTCGCGCTCGGCCGCGAGGACCTGGCCCGTGAGGCCCTCAGCCGCCGCGCATCGCTCCAGCAGCAGGTCAGCGACCTCGAGGTGCAGCACCAGACGCTCCAGGGCGAGGAGGAGAAGCTCACCCTCGCCGCCCAGCGCCTGCAGGCCAAGGTCGACGCCTTCCGCACCCGCAAGGAGACGATCAAGGCCACGTACACGGCGGCCCAGGCGCAGACCCGGATCGCCGAGTCCTTCTCCGGCATCTCGGAGGAGATGAGCGACGTCGGTCTGGCGATCCAGCGCGCCGAGGACAAGACGGCGCAGCTCCAGGCCCGCGCCGGCGCGATCGACGAGCTGTTGGCCTCCGGCGCCCTCGACGACCGGTCGGGCCTCGGCTCCAAGGACGACATCCAGGCCGAGCTGGACCGGCTCTCCGGCGGCACCGACGTGGAGCTGGAGCTCCAGCGCATGAAGGCCGAGCTGGCCGGCGGGTCCCCGCAGGCACCGGCCATCGAGGGCGGCGCGCAGAACGGCGGCACCCGTCCCGCGCAGCCCCACCGCTTCGACAAGCAGTAG
- a CDS encoding DUF3043 domain-containing protein has translation MFGSRSSKEEKVPTDKVTADLSKQPRDPQAPKGRPTPKRAEAQSQRRSVAASTGDRKEDAKRARERRRTEMARQREALASGDERYLPARDKGPVRKYVRDYVDSRFSVAEMFLPLAVIILVMSMINVPVLKSVSLLLWLVVIALILLDSVGLVFRLRKALNQRFPDQPKRGAVAYGLMRTLQMRRLRLPKPQVKRGERP, from the coding sequence GTGTTTGGTAGCCGTTCCTCCAAGGAAGAGAAGGTCCCCACCGACAAGGTGACTGCGGACCTCTCCAAGCAGCCCCGTGACCCGCAGGCCCCCAAGGGCCGCCCCACGCCGAAGCGCGCTGAAGCACAGTCTCAGCGCCGCAGCGTGGCGGCTTCTACCGGAGACCGTAAGGAGGACGCCAAGCGCGCTCGCGAGCGGCGCCGGACGGAGATGGCCCGTCAGCGTGAGGCCTTGGCCAGCGGCGACGAGCGCTATCTGCCGGCCCGCGACAAGGGACCGGTCCGCAAGTACGTCCGCGACTACGTGGACTCGCGCTTCTCGGTCGCCGAGATGTTCCTGCCGCTCGCGGTGATCATCCTCGTGATGAGCATGATCAACGTGCCCGTCCTGAAGAGCGTCTCCCTGCTCCTGTGGCTCGTGGTCATCGCCCTGATCCTCCTGGACTCGGTCGGCCTCGTGTTCCGCCTGCGCAAGGCGCTCAACCAGCGCTTCCCGGACCAGCCGAAGCGCGGCGCCGTCGCGTACGGCCTGATGCGCACCCTCCAGATGCGCCGACTGCGGCTTCCGAAGCCGCAGGTCAAGCGCGGAGAGCGGCCCTGA